From a single Eriocheir sinensis breed Jianghai 21 chromosome 18, ASM2467909v1, whole genome shotgun sequence genomic region:
- the LOC127000395 gene encoding alpha-methylacyl-CoA racemase-like: MALRGIKVVEMAGLAPAPFCGMIMADFGASVIRIDKTSGPDMDRLGRGKRSVALDLKRPEGIRVARKLCNSADVLIEPFRRGVMEKLGLGPDTLTKDNPGLVYARLTGFGQSGPCADMAGHDINYVALTGLLSMLGRKEGPPTPPINLLADFAGGGLMCALGIAFALLERTKSGHGQVIDANMVEGAAYVGSWIYSSQDMMLWGKPRGHNWLDSGAHFYDTYETSDGRHMAVGAIEPQFYAELISLLGLDPDETSQFDDPDDMKKLLSARFKEKTQAEWSKVFEGKDACVTPVLSMEEAPNYPHNASRGSFVPSPYTPGQYVPRPAPLLSRTPAPLQPGVRAPRIGEHTTEVLAEAGFSKEAIEVLLKEKIVMEAKKKANL; the protein is encoded by the exons ATGGCCCTGCGAGGCATCAAGGTGGTGGAGATGGCCGGCCTGGCTCCAGCACCCTTCTGTGGCATGATCATGGCAGACTTTGGTGCCAGTGTCATCAGGATTGACAAG ACAAGTGGACCGGACATGGACAGGCTTGGACGAGGCAAACGATCCGTGGCGCTGGACCTGAAGAGGCCGGAAGGGATCAGAGTGGCACGGAAGCTGTGTAATAGTGCTGATGTCCTTATTGAGCCTTTCCGAAGGG GAGTCATGGAGAAACTTGGACTCGGGCCAGACACACTCACCAAGGACAACCCAGGACTCGTCTATGCCAGGCTGACAGGCTTTGGGCAGTCTGGGCCATGTGCAGACATGGCCGGGCATGACATAAACTATGTGGCCTTGACTG GTTTGCTATCCATGCTTGGGCGCAAGGAAGGGCCGCCAACTCCCCCCATCAACCTTTTGGCAGACTTTGCAGGCGGCGGCCTCATGTGTGCACTGGGCATCGCCTTCGCCCTGCTGGAACGCACTAAGTCTG GACACGGACAAGTGATTGATGCAAACATGGTGGAGGGCGCGGCTTATGTTGGCTCATGGATCTACTCCTCCCAGGACATGATGTTGTGGGGCAAGCCTCGGGGGCACAACTG GCTAGATTCTGGGGCTCACTTCTACGACACCTACGAGACCAGCGATGGCCGACACATGGCTGTGGGGGCGATAGAGCCTCAGTTCTATGCAGAGCTCATCTCTCTCCTTGGCCTTGACCCAGACGAGACCAGCCAGTTTGATGACCCTGACGACATGAAGAAACTTTTGTCTGCCAGGTTTAAGGAGAAGACACAAGCAGAGTGGAGCAAG GTGTTTGAGGGTAAGGATGCCTGTGTCACTCCAGTCCTTAGTATGGAGGAAGCCCCCAACTACCCCCACAATGCCTCTAGGGGATCCTTTGTGCCCTCCCCCTATACACCTGGCCAATATGTTCCCCGCCCTGCCCCCCTGCTGTCCCGCACCCCAGCCCCCCTCCAGCCTGGGGTAAGGGCACCCAGGATTGGAGAACATACGACAGAAGTTCTTGCTGAGGCCGGGTTCTCCAAGGAAGCCATTGAAGTGTTACTGAAGGAGAAGATTGTGATGGAGGCAAAGAAAAAGGCAAACTTGTAG